One segment of Xanthocytophaga agilis DNA contains the following:
- a CDS encoding TonB-dependent receptor, which yields MAKLFTHSNSGIRNLLFATSGYYWITWVLLLTGLSVIFSEVQAQSAKRTIKGTIQSAMDTKEIPGASVLVKGTSIGTTTDAKGEFTIEASDNDVLVVSFIGYVTQEIKVGSRTTIDVLLPEDISILNEVVVVGYGEMKRADLSSAQTTIAAKDLEKTVNTTLEQAIQGRAANVYITQNTGQPGGGISVNIRGISSVNGTTEPLYVIDGVQISGAAGGSYGQTSSINPLAGLNPSDIETIDILQGPSATAVYGSRGTNGVVLITTKRGKSGKMKAGYAFTYSLQDRPSYLPTLNLREYAEMVNEYRSLTGNTPVPEFHDPSLLGEGTNWQKELFRQSPLVKHQVSLSGGNDKTTYYMSGEYFKQEGVVAGSAFDRYAFRLNVDNQTRKWLKLSTNIALNQTKDKVNSTQNDLISIAIEQAPNIAVRNADGSWGGPVNAQFSTSNPIALASLIDNRIRRMNALGGISADINIWKGLVFRTSLNGNAQFSNGYTFTPTYKMGSITNNTAISDKSAGNSLYWNWNQLVQYNTQIKKHSIGVMLSHEAQESWYENLSGARSGFLTNNLTELSLGDAKTATNTSTRGSWALESYLGRLNYSFADKYYFQAAFRADGSINFGANKRWGYFPSASVAWRISQEAFMKNLPVVNELKIRFETGTTGNSGGGQGYLAKLTSYTTTWGAGFLAGNYSNENFQWEPTLTYNLGLNLSLFDSRIQVDGDVYLRKTDKLIMKTPLPYYMGTSGQGSITAPFVNLGSMENRGYGVTITTVNINKSDFSWRSSLNISGVRNKLTKLYSENAYLDRTYWFMTNFLTRSQIGQPIWQFYGYVKEGIFQNLDEVKNSPIPKNNTVAQSSTWVGDVKYKDLNGDGIIDGQDQKIIGNPWPKFTAGFTNTFNYKGVELMVLLTASYGNQIFNYVRFKNENVTRINVGRNLLKGATNYARLETDDEGNPYVSNAGTTHPRIVASDANGNGDRATQDYIEDGSYLRVKNVQLSYSLPKSLYSRISGLDGVRIALGVQNLATFTKYKGYDPEVGAYVGNGSDPNSTVTGVDYGRYPLTRMYTFNLGIDF from the coding sequence ATGGCGAAACTATTTACACACTCTAATTCTGGAATCAGGAATCTCTTATTTGCCACTTCTGGTTATTATTGGATAACATGGGTTCTTCTTTTGACTGGACTATCCGTGATTTTTTCCGAAGTACAGGCACAATCGGCTAAAAGAACCATCAAAGGAACTATCCAGTCTGCGATGGATACTAAAGAAATTCCGGGAGCCAGTGTTCTGGTAAAGGGAACTTCTATTGGAACCACTACAGACGCCAAAGGGGAATTTACAATTGAAGCCTCAGACAATGATGTATTGGTTGTTTCTTTTATCGGATATGTCACTCAGGAAATCAAAGTAGGCTCTCGTACTACGATTGATGTGCTTTTACCTGAAGATATTTCTATACTGAATGAAGTGGTTGTTGTGGGGTATGGAGAGATGAAACGCGCAGATCTGAGTTCTGCTCAGACTACTATTGCTGCAAAAGATCTGGAAAAGACCGTGAACACAACCTTGGAGCAGGCTATTCAGGGTCGGGCAGCTAATGTATACATTACACAAAATACTGGTCAACCGGGTGGTGGCATTTCTGTAAATATTCGGGGAATAAGTTCAGTGAATGGAACAACAGAACCGTTATATGTCATTGATGGGGTTCAGATATCAGGGGCAGCAGGTGGATCATACGGACAAACAAGTTCTATTAACCCGTTGGCAGGCCTCAATCCAAGTGATATTGAAACTATTGACATTTTACAGGGCCCCTCAGCTACTGCTGTCTATGGTTCACGAGGAACAAATGGAGTTGTATTGATTACTACCAAACGAGGTAAATCCGGTAAAATGAAGGCAGGTTATGCCTTTACTTACTCGCTACAAGACCGTCCCAGTTATTTACCAACTCTGAATCTGAGAGAATATGCTGAGATGGTAAATGAATATCGGTCTTTGACAGGTAATACACCTGTTCCTGAATTTCACGATCCATCCTTGCTTGGAGAAGGCACTAACTGGCAAAAAGAGTTATTCCGTCAATCTCCTTTGGTAAAACATCAGGTAAGCTTAAGTGGAGGAAATGATAAGACTACCTATTACATGTCAGGAGAATATTTTAAACAAGAAGGTGTGGTGGCTGGATCTGCCTTTGACCGATATGCTTTCCGATTGAATGTAGATAATCAAACACGTAAATGGTTAAAGCTAAGCACTAATATTGCTCTGAATCAGACTAAGGACAAAGTTAACTCCACACAAAATGATCTGATAAGTATTGCTATAGAGCAGGCTCCCAATATAGCCGTACGTAATGCGGATGGCAGCTGGGGTGGGCCTGTAAATGCACAGTTCTCCACATCCAATCCGATTGCGTTGGCGAGCCTAATTGATAACCGGATTCGCAGAATGAATGCGCTGGGAGGTATCAGTGCAGATATCAATATCTGGAAAGGATTGGTGTTTCGTACTTCATTGAATGGAAATGCTCAGTTTAGTAACGGATATACATTTACACCTACCTATAAAATGGGTAGTATTACAAATAATACGGCAATTTCTGATAAGTCTGCGGGAAACTCGCTTTACTGGAACTGGAATCAGTTAGTACAGTACAACACACAAATTAAGAAACACTCGATTGGGGTGATGCTAAGTCACGAAGCACAGGAAAGCTGGTATGAAAACCTGTCTGGTGCTCGTTCCGGATTTTTAACCAATAATCTGACGGAGTTATCTTTAGGCGATGCAAAAACAGCTACCAATACGAGTACAAGAGGTAGTTGGGCTTTAGAGTCCTACCTGGGACGGTTAAATTACTCTTTTGCTGACAAATATTATTTCCAGGCTGCTTTTAGAGCAGATGGCTCTATCAACTTTGGAGCAAATAAACGTTGGGGATATTTCCCTTCAGCATCTGTGGCTTGGCGCATTTCACAGGAAGCTTTCATGAAAAACCTTCCAGTAGTGAATGAATTAAAAATCCGGTTTGAAACAGGAACTACCGGGAACTCTGGAGGAGGACAAGGATACTTAGCTAAACTAACTTCTTATACAACTACTTGGGGCGCAGGTTTTCTGGCAGGAAACTACTCAAATGAAAACTTTCAATGGGAGCCTACTCTTACCTATAATTTAGGCCTTAATCTAAGTTTGTTTGACAGCAGAATTCAAGTTGATGGAGATGTGTATCTGAGAAAAACAGATAAGCTGATAATGAAGACTCCATTACCTTATTACATGGGTACATCTGGTCAAGGGTCTATCACCGCACCTTTTGTGAATCTGGGTTCTATGGAGAATAGAGGATATGGCGTTACTATTACCACTGTAAATATCAATAAAAGTGATTTTAGTTGGAGAAGTAGCTTGAATATATCGGGGGTAAGAAACAAGCTTACCAAGCTATATTCAGAGAATGCCTACCTGGATAGAACCTATTGGTTTATGACAAACTTCCTGACTCGTTCGCAGATAGGGCAGCCCATATGGCAATTTTATGGTTATGTAAAAGAAGGTATATTCCAGAATCTGGATGAAGTTAAGAATTCTCCTATTCCTAAAAACAATACAGTAGCACAAAGCAGCACCTGGGTTGGGGATGTAAAATACAAAGATTTAAATGGGGATGGTATTATTGACGGACAGGATCAGAAAATAATTGGCAATCCATGGCCTAAGTTCACAGCAGGATTTACCAACACATTTAATTACAAAGGAGTAGAGTTGATGGTATTACTGACAGCTTCCTATGGTAATCAAATCTTTAACTATGTGCGATTCAAAAATGAAAACGTAACCCGTATCAATGTTGGTCGCAATCTTCTGAAAGGAGCAACCAATTATGCTCGGTTGGAAACTGACGATGAAGGAAATCCTTATGTATCAAATGCAGGAACCACTCATCCTCGTATTGTGGCAAGTGATGCCAATGGTAACGGAGACAGAGCTACACAGGATTACATAGAAGATGGATCTTATCTGCGTGTCAAAAATGTGCAGCTTAGTTATTCACTCCCTAAATCCCTTTACTCAAGAATTTCAGGATTAGACGGAGTTCGTATAGCACTGGGAGTTCAGAACTTAGCCACTTTTACCAAATACAAAGGGTATGATCCAGAGGTAGGCGCCTATGTAGGAAATGGCTCAGACCCTAACAGTACAGTAACAGGTGTAGATTATGGTCGTTATCCGCTGACTCGCATGTATACTTTTAACCTTGGTATTGATTTCTAA
- a CDS encoding RagB/SusD family nutrient uptake outer membrane protein → MKNIHKFIYPAFTAFVFLLSGCGKDFLERTPQDSIVDENYYQTDDQVLMGTAPLYNTVWFDYNDKASFAVGDARGGTLFSGSSWTSHVRFTTSSTEDEVLYSWRAFFNTIGQCNTIIRNVNKFAGAAVSESIKKHAIAEARFMRGLAYSYLVRNYQAVPIITDNTALLTDTTLTRNTVESVWEFIIRDFRYAAQNLPVTPVAEGRITKWSAEGMLAKMFLTRAGLNHSEGSRDQTDLDSARYYAKDVIDNSGAKLVANYADLFKTANNNNVESLFALQWVYNGEWGTQNTLQAYMAFNSSITGFSDGWGIDHGATADILKEYEAADSIRRKATFMFPGDRYNYVHQVVTNPDGTQSTEELVVTNGNRANVKKYVVGLSSDNDGKVAFMRTAINTYMLRLAEVYLIYAEAVMGNANSTSDAEALKYFNAVRTRAGLTAKTSITFDDIFHEKRIECAMEGVQWYEFVRLYYFNPTKALNILSNMDKGNYTITHVQGSVPPKWNITYNPVYYSVDAAHFFLPYPEVELTQAPNLRKEPVPYTFTEDL, encoded by the coding sequence ATGAAAAATATTCACAAGTTTATATATCCGGCTTTTACTGCATTTGTATTCTTGCTATCAGGTTGTGGCAAAGATTTTCTGGAAAGAACACCTCAGGATTCGATTGTAGATGAAAACTACTATCAGACAGACGATCAAGTGTTGATGGGAACGGCTCCACTGTATAACACTGTCTGGTTTGACTATAACGACAAAGCTTCATTTGCTGTTGGTGATGCACGGGGAGGTACACTATTTTCGGGTTCTAGCTGGACTTCTCATGTGCGTTTTACCACCTCATCTACAGAAGATGAGGTATTGTATAGCTGGAGAGCTTTCTTTAATACAATCGGGCAGTGTAATACGATCATCCGAAATGTCAATAAGTTTGCGGGAGCAGCAGTATCTGAATCAATTAAAAAACATGCGATTGCAGAAGCCCGTTTTATGCGTGGTCTGGCTTATTCCTATCTTGTACGTAATTACCAGGCTGTGCCTATTATTACAGATAACACTGCATTACTAACGGATACAACACTTACACGTAATACAGTCGAGTCTGTTTGGGAATTTATTATCCGGGATTTCAGATATGCTGCTCAGAATCTGCCTGTTACACCTGTAGCTGAAGGACGTATTACAAAATGGTCTGCCGAAGGAATGTTAGCCAAAATGTTTCTGACAAGAGCAGGTTTAAACCACTCTGAAGGAAGTCGGGATCAAACCGACCTGGATAGTGCCAGATACTATGCCAAAGATGTAATTGACAATAGTGGTGCTAAGCTGGTAGCAAACTATGCTGATTTGTTTAAAACTGCGAATAATAACAATGTGGAGAGTTTGTTTGCCTTGCAATGGGTATACAATGGAGAGTGGGGAACACAAAATACATTACAGGCTTATATGGCTTTTAATTCCTCCATTACAGGTTTTTCGGATGGATGGGGTATAGATCATGGCGCCACTGCTGACATTCTGAAAGAATATGAAGCAGCAGACTCTATCCGCAGAAAGGCAACGTTTATGTTTCCAGGTGACCGATATAATTATGTCCATCAGGTTGTGACCAATCCTGATGGGACGCAAAGTACAGAGGAGCTAGTTGTCACAAATGGAAATCGTGCCAATGTAAAGAAATATGTAGTAGGCTTAAGCTCTGACAATGATGGTAAGGTTGCTTTTATGCGTACAGCTATCAATACATATATGTTACGATTGGCAGAAGTATACCTGATCTATGCAGAAGCTGTTATGGGAAATGCAAACTCTACTAGTGATGCTGAAGCACTCAAGTACTTTAATGCTGTACGTACAAGAGCCGGATTGACAGCTAAGACATCCATCACATTTGATGATATTTTTCATGAGAAGCGTATTGAGTGTGCCATGGAAGGTGTACAATGGTATGAGTTTGTGCGGTTGTACTACTTCAATCCTACCAAGGCATTGAATATACTCAGCAACATGGACAAAGGGAACTATACGATTACGCATGTACAAGGATCTGTTCCTCCCAAATGGAATATTACCTATAATCCTGTGTATTATAGTGTAGATGCGGCTCATTTCTTTCTGCCTTATCCGGAAGTAGAGCTTACTCAGGCTCCCAATCTGCGTAAGGAACCTGTTCCCTATACATTTACCGAGGATTTGTAG
- a CDS encoding alpha-xylosidase: protein MKRNRFRFVAGVFALMSSPLANAQTPFILNDPVDISKDFKDYTNTYFLADNLKTFDPASLSGTITWKRARYTTRQAFDNTMSGLDLAPQNEFPGIEYAADPVLPFSIQFVSPKTIRIRATSGPQYHKSEPSLMLVIEPATDKSWQYAKVAGGHQYKSAFGRIVIKENPWKIEVWDAQGRLLTQTRHQTDGKSSFTPTLPFSFVRRASDYSRSIAAVFSLMPDEKIYGCGESFTKLNKYGQKVVLWADDVNGVETNEIYKPVPFFMSSRGYGMFMHTSSPITCDFGATFNANNALMIGDDELDLFVFLGEPKDILDEYTNLTGKAAMPPLWSFGLWMSRITYFSEDDGRKVAKQLRENKIPSDVIHFDTGWFETDWRCDYQFAPSRFKDPVGMIQDLKKQGFHTCLWQLPYFVPKNKLFTEIVDKGLAVKDGKGNIPYEDAVLDFTNPTTVQWYQDKIGGLLKQGVSAIKVDFGEAAPLNGVYSNGRTGFYEHNLYPLRYQTAVADITKRINNENIIWARSSWAGSQRFPLHWGGDAESTDMGMESELRGGLSLGLSGFSFWSHDAGGFTTKTPEELYRRWLLMGLFSSHTRCHGQAPKEPWEYGKNFNHYFRKATEMRYKLMPYIYAQAKQATEKGLPVLRALFVEFPNDPGAWQVDNEYLFGSDMLIAPLFESGLRSRNVYLPQGQWIDYQTGKVYAGGWHTIEAGELDIILLVRDGTVLPHIKLAQSTAEMDWTNLDLVVYSASGNTAKGIVCLPTDNVVKTVNLTRKGNAFVVDTDPLNGKVKWKVKYYTELSVN, encoded by the coding sequence GTGAAAAGAAACCGATTCCGGTTTGTTGCAGGCGTTTTTGCATTGATGAGTAGTCCATTAGCCAATGCACAGACTCCTTTTATTCTCAATGACCCCGTCGATATTAGCAAAGACTTTAAAGACTATACCAATACATACTTTCTGGCCGATAACCTTAAGACCTTTGATCCTGCATCCCTATCGGGTACCATAACCTGGAAGCGGGCCAGATACACTACCCGACAGGCCTTTGACAATACGATGTCTGGCTTAGATCTGGCACCACAGAATGAATTTCCAGGTATTGAATATGCGGCAGATCCGGTACTTCCATTCTCTATTCAGTTTGTATCACCCAAAACTATTCGGATTCGTGCCACATCCGGACCTCAATACCATAAAAGTGAGCCTTCACTGATGCTGGTAATAGAACCAGCGACGGATAAATCGTGGCAATACGCTAAAGTAGCAGGTGGACATCAATACAAAAGTGCCTTCGGACGAATTGTGATTAAAGAAAATCCCTGGAAAATAGAAGTGTGGGATGCACAGGGACGGTTGTTGACGCAAACACGCCATCAAACAGATGGAAAGAGTTCATTTACGCCTACTTTACCCTTTTCATTTGTGCGACGGGCTTCTGATTATTCCCGAAGCATAGCAGCCGTATTTTCGCTGATGCCTGATGAAAAGATCTATGGCTGTGGCGAGTCGTTTACAAAACTGAATAAGTACGGACAGAAAGTGGTGTTATGGGCCGATGATGTCAATGGGGTAGAGACAAACGAAATTTATAAGCCTGTTCCGTTCTTTATGAGTAGTCGTGGGTATGGTATGTTTATGCATACATCTTCACCAATTACCTGTGATTTTGGAGCTACCTTTAATGCGAACAATGCACTGATGATTGGAGACGATGAACTGGATCTGTTTGTGTTTCTAGGAGAACCCAAAGACATTCTGGATGAGTACACAAACCTGACAGGCAAGGCTGCCATGCCACCCTTATGGTCATTTGGATTGTGGATGAGCCGTATTACCTATTTCTCTGAAGACGATGGTCGTAAGGTTGCGAAACAATTGCGTGAAAATAAAATTCCTTCGGATGTTATTCACTTTGATACAGGTTGGTTTGAAACAGACTGGCGTTGTGATTACCAGTTTGCACCTTCCCGCTTTAAAGATCCTGTTGGGATGATTCAGGACCTAAAGAAACAAGGTTTTCATACCTGCTTATGGCAGTTGCCCTATTTTGTACCCAAAAACAAGCTATTTACTGAAATCGTAGACAAAGGTCTGGCTGTGAAAGATGGCAAAGGCAATATCCCTTATGAAGATGCTGTGCTGGATTTTACGAATCCAACTACTGTTCAGTGGTATCAGGACAAAATAGGAGGGTTATTAAAACAAGGTGTAAGTGCTATTAAGGTTGATTTTGGTGAAGCGGCTCCTTTGAATGGTGTTTACTCCAATGGGCGTACTGGTTTCTATGAGCATAACCTGTATCCTTTACGCTATCAAACGGCTGTAGCTGATATTACCAAACGAATCAATAATGAAAATATCATCTGGGCAAGAAGTTCTTGGGCTGGTAGTCAGCGTTTTCCGTTGCACTGGGGAGGGGATGCTGAATCTACAGATATGGGTATGGAATCTGAATTGAGAGGTGGACTATCATTGGGGTTGTCTGGATTTTCGTTTTGGAGTCATGATGCAGGCGGTTTCACTACCAAAACCCCTGAGGAGCTTTATCGTCGGTGGTTGCTAATGGGACTCTTCTCTTCTCATACTCGCTGCCATGGACAAGCACCTAAGGAACCATGGGAGTATGGTAAAAATTTTAATCATTACTTTCGTAAGGCAACGGAAATGCGATATAAGTTAATGCCATATATCTATGCACAGGCAAAGCAGGCAACAGAAAAAGGATTACCTGTATTACGAGCTTTGTTTGTCGAGTTTCCGAATGATCCGGGAGCATGGCAGGTTGACAACGAGTATTTGTTTGGTTCGGATATGCTGATTGCACCGCTATTCGAAAGCGGTTTGCGTAGCCGTAATGTATATCTGCCACAAGGTCAGTGGATCGACTACCAGACAGGTAAAGTATATGCAGGTGGCTGGCATACCATTGAGGCAGGAGAACTGGATATTATCCTACTGGTGCGTGATGGAACTGTGTTACCACATATCAAGCTGGCACAATCTACTGCTGAGATGGATTGGACAAATCTGGATCTGGTAGTGTATTCAGCCAGTGGAAACACTGCAAAGGGGATAGTTTGTTTGCCAACAGATAATGTGGTGAAAACAGTAAACCTGACCAGGAAAGGAAATGCTTTTGTAGTGGATACAGATCCTCTTAATGGGAAAGTGAAGTGGAAAGTAAAATATTATACAGAGTTATCCGTTAATTAG
- a CDS encoding esterase family protein: MNREYHQWFSPHLNRTMELLVLGTSGTRVLVFPARMGRFYDYEDWGLSEVLKPHLCNGELQLFCVDSIDGESLYNFWADPPHRIRRHLAYEQYVLKEVLPFSEKKNPNSSLISHGCSLGAFHAVNIAFRHPQLFDKVIAFSGRYDLSVPVAEFSSLFGDYYDEEIYFNTPSHFLYNLQDEYWLEHLRQMEIVLTCGNEDPFLENNRSFSQLLWQKRICHSYYEWQGRAHKPHYWRQMIGVYLQALLC; this comes from the coding sequence ATGAACCGCGAATACCATCAATGGTTTAGTCCACATCTGAACCGCACTATGGAATTATTGGTTCTGGGAACATCCGGAACACGCGTATTGGTATTTCCTGCACGCATGGGGCGATTCTATGATTATGAAGACTGGGGTTTGAGTGAAGTACTGAAGCCACATCTGTGCAATGGAGAGTTACAGTTATTTTGTGTGGATAGCATTGATGGAGAAAGTTTGTATAACTTCTGGGCCGATCCTCCACATCGGATTCGCCGACACCTGGCATATGAGCAGTATGTGCTAAAAGAGGTACTGCCTTTTTCTGAGAAAAAGAATCCCAATTCTTCATTGATTTCACATGGATGTAGCTTAGGTGCTTTTCATGCGGTTAATATTGCCTTCCGGCATCCGCAACTTTTTGATAAAGTGATTGCCTTTAGTGGAAGATATGACTTGTCTGTACCTGTAGCAGAGTTTAGCAGTTTATTTGGCGATTACTATGATGAGGAGATCTATTTTAATACGCCCAGTCACTTTCTTTATAATCTGCAGGATGAGTATTGGCTGGAACATCTGCGACAGATGGAGATTGTATTGACCTGTGGCAATGAAGACCCTTTTCTCGAAAATAATCGATCATTCAGTCAGTTGCTATGGCAAAAACGGATCTGTCATTCCTATTATGAATGGCAGGGACGTGCACATAAACCCCATTACTGGCGTCAGATGATAGGTGTATATCTGCAGGCGCTTTTATGCTAG
- a CDS encoding glycan-binding surface protein, giving the protein MKNISIHIRTLLYWSVLLTIMVSLNACKDEELGAPVIKQVRMLDPATKDSTFTQTYPGTLIAIQGENLAGAKNIYFNGYDASFNPVYNTNQTIIITIPAEAPTEATESSVPNTLRIVTTHGETTFSFTLLPPKPVISSIYNENELPGSKMTITGANFYLVEKITFPGNVEVTEFTVSEDAEAIEVTIPASLTTSGSVKVTTKYGEVESSAPVNFYTGSGVLCNFDDVNTLLWGCATSSDDSKFPGGHGNYALMEFAGIGAGDGGWWNTNRSINTGSAQWVSAENLNDGIASYSLKFEIYIKEEWKVGSILIAKDGNWNNYMARYAPWSGGDNSSSSTAYTTTTGWHTVTIPLTDFKKTKDGSYDDSGSSPTSLTQVLGESGTGGINFYFINDGSETVKTFSAAVDNIRVVKNIQ; this is encoded by the coding sequence ATGAAAAATATATCTATTCATATACGAACCCTCCTTTACTGGAGTGTTCTGCTCACTATCATGGTGTCTCTCAATGCCTGTAAGGATGAAGAATTGGGAGCACCTGTTATCAAACAAGTTCGAATGCTCGATCCTGCAACAAAAGATAGTACATTCACGCAGACATATCCTGGTACACTGATTGCCATTCAGGGTGAGAATTTAGCTGGTGCAAAAAATATCTACTTTAATGGCTATGATGCGTCCTTTAACCCGGTTTATAATACTAACCAAACCATCATTATAACTATTCCGGCAGAGGCTCCGACAGAAGCTACAGAATCTTCTGTTCCCAATACATTGCGGATTGTTACTACACACGGTGAGACCACTTTTTCCTTTACATTATTACCTCCTAAGCCTGTTATTAGTAGTATCTACAATGAAAATGAACTTCCCGGATCGAAGATGACTATTACCGGAGCTAATTTTTATCTGGTAGAGAAAATTACTTTCCCTGGTAATGTGGAGGTAACAGAGTTTACCGTATCGGAAGATGCAGAGGCTATTGAAGTAACAATTCCTGCTTCATTGACAACAAGTGGATCTGTAAAGGTTACGACTAAATATGGAGAGGTAGAATCTAGCGCACCTGTTAATTTTTATACCGGCTCTGGTGTACTATGTAATTTTGATGATGTGAATACATTACTCTGGGGATGTGCTACTTCCAGTGACGATTCTAAGTTTCCAGGAGGTCATGGTAATTATGCATTGATGGAGTTTGCTGGTATTGGGGCTGGCGATGGTGGCTGGTGGAACACTAACCGATCCATTAATACCGGCTCTGCTCAATGGGTAAGTGCCGAAAATCTGAATGATGGGATTGCCAGCTATTCTTTGAAGTTTGAAATCTATATTAAAGAAGAATGGAAAGTTGGAAGTATTTTGATTGCGAAAGATGGTAACTGGAACAATTATATGGCTCGGTATGCTCCTTGGAGTGGAGGTGATAATAGTTCAAGCAGTACTGCTTATACGACCACTACCGGTTGGCATACAGTAACTATCCCTCTCACAGATTTTAAGAAAACCAAAGATGGTTCGTATGATGATAGTGGTAGCTCACCAACCTCTCTTACTCAAGTGCTGGGTGAATCGGGAACTGGTGGTATCAACTTCTACTTTATTAATGACGGAAGTGAGACTGTAAAGACATTTTCTGCAGCAGTAGATAATATCAGAGTAGTTAAGAATATCCAGTAA
- a CDS encoding SGNH/GDSL hydrolase family protein, with the protein MFWFEDEVKSLEKKKFPDPLKKKIVFYGSSSVRLWGDIAASFPGHNILNLGFGGSTLAACAWYFERVVVPYHPQSLIIYAGDNDLGDGRHPEEVLLFLVALMEKASLSLKDVNVSFLSVKPSIARWDIIDRIRYTNQIIQKEIHARSQWHYIDVFTPMLDANGYPRKELFQDDGLHLSVKGYQVWQEVIGQNSHIIF; encoded by the coding sequence ATGTTCTGGTTTGAAGACGAAGTAAAATCGCTTGAAAAGAAAAAGTTTCCCGATCCTCTTAAAAAGAAAATTGTATTTTATGGCAGTTCATCTGTACGGTTGTGGGGGGATATTGCTGCTAGTTTTCCCGGTCACAATATTCTGAACCTTGGCTTTGGTGGGTCTACTCTTGCCGCTTGTGCCTGGTATTTTGAACGTGTGGTAGTTCCTTATCATCCGCAAAGTCTGATCATTTATGCAGGGGACAATGATCTGGGTGACGGAAGGCATCCGGAAGAAGTACTATTGTTTTTGGTAGCACTGATGGAAAAAGCCTCACTCTCTCTGAAAGATGTCAATGTTTCCTTTTTGTCTGTCAAGCCGAGTATTGCCCGCTGGGATATTATAGACCGCATTCGCTATACCAATCAGATTATACAAAAAGAGATTCATGCCCGTTCCCAATGGCATTACATTGATGTATTTACGCCTATGCTGGATGCCAATGGATATCCCCGGAAAGAACTTTTTCAGGATGACGGATTACATCTGAGTGTGAAAGGCTATCAGGTATGGCAGGAAGTTATTGGCCAAAATTCACATATTATTTTTTAA